One segment of Alistipes finegoldii DSM 17242 DNA contains the following:
- a CDS encoding GDSL-type esterase/lipase family protein: MKKIVLLAAALLLAAASFAQSEYNYQKRSLFEQLPIRGNDIVFLGNSITDGGEWAELFNNRHVKNRGISADRSGWLLDRLDPIINGHPKKLFLMIGTNDLAVGIAPEEVAANVEKLLDRFAEESPWTKIYVQSILPVNGVDTKAKPKNHWKKGAEIIETNKLLETLCEGRKNVMYVDVYSALVDEKGMLDKQYTNDGLHLMGEGYLAWKTVIEKFVR, encoded by the coding sequence ATGAAAAAAATCGTTCTCCTTGCCGCGGCGCTTCTCCTTGCTGCCGCATCGTTCGCCCAGAGCGAATACAACTACCAGAAACGCAGTCTTTTCGAGCAGTTGCCGATTCGCGGCAACGACATCGTTTTCCTCGGCAACAGCATCACCGACGGCGGCGAGTGGGCCGAGTTGTTCAACAACCGCCATGTCAAGAACCGCGGCATCAGCGCCGACCGTTCCGGCTGGCTGCTCGACCGGCTCGATCCGATCATCAACGGCCATCCCAAAAAGCTGTTCCTGATGATCGGCACAAACGATCTGGCCGTCGGCATCGCGCCCGAAGAGGTCGCCGCCAATGTCGAAAAACTGCTCGACCGTTTCGCCGAGGAGTCGCCGTGGACGAAGATCTACGTGCAGAGCATCCTTCCCGTAAACGGCGTGGATACGAAGGCCAAGCCGAAGAACCACTGGAAGAAGGGCGCCGAGATCATCGAGACCAACAAGCTGCTCGAAACGCTTTGCGAAGGGCGCAAGAACGTGATGTATGTCGACGTCTATTCCGCGTTGGTCGATGAGAAGGGCATGCTCGACAAGCAGTACACCAACGACGGCCTGCACCTGATGGGCGAGGGCTATCTGGCGTGGAAGACGGTGATCGAAAAATTCGTGAGGTAG
- a CDS encoding PHP domain-containing protein, whose product MIRADLHIHSQYSSDGEFRPADIVGKCAAGGVDLFALTDHNTVRGLDEACDGALHAGLEFVPGIEIDCSFEGTDLHLLGYGIDWKSPDFRALEETVAAKVMASFGETVGKLRRLGFAVDEQAVLAAAAGKLPTMELIAEVMLSDAACDTPLLAPYREGGVRGDMPYINFYLDFGAQGRPAFVPMEYMNFRDAVELVRDNGGVPVVAHPGLNLRGRERIVEKLLERGAEGLEVFNNYHDDRQIAYFAPLVRRRGALMTCGSDFHGKTKPLIHVGRFGCDARWESSLADSVARLAKGV is encoded by the coding sequence ATGATTCGTGCCGATTTACATATTCATTCGCAATACAGCAGCGACGGAGAGTTCCGTCCCGCCGACATCGTCGGCAAATGCGCCGCCGGGGGCGTTGACCTCTTCGCCTTGACGGACCATAACACCGTGCGGGGGCTGGACGAAGCCTGCGACGGGGCTTTGCACGCCGGATTGGAGTTTGTGCCGGGTATCGAGATCGATTGCAGCTTCGAGGGTACGGACCTGCATCTGCTGGGCTATGGCATCGACTGGAAGTCTCCCGATTTCCGTGCGCTGGAAGAGACCGTCGCCGCCAAGGTCATGGCGTCGTTCGGCGAGACGGTCGGGAAGCTCCGTCGGCTGGGCTTCGCCGTCGATGAGCAGGCCGTGCTGGCCGCCGCGGCGGGCAAACTGCCGACGATGGAGCTGATCGCCGAAGTGATGCTCTCCGACGCCGCGTGCGATACGCCGCTGCTGGCTCCCTACCGGGAGGGCGGCGTGCGCGGAGATATGCCCTATATCAACTTTTACCTCGACTTCGGCGCGCAGGGCAGGCCCGCTTTCGTCCCGATGGAATATATGAACTTCCGCGACGCCGTCGAGCTGGTTCGCGACAACGGGGGCGTGCCGGTGGTCGCGCATCCCGGACTCAATCTGCGGGGCCGGGAGCGTATCGTCGAGAAGTTGCTGGAGCGCGGGGCCGAGGGATTGGAAGTTTTCAATAATTACCACGATGATCGGCAGATCGCCTATTTCGCGCCGCTGGTCCGGCGCCGTGGGGCCTTGATGACCTGCGGCAGCGATTTCCACGGCAAAACCAAGCCCCTGATCCATGTCGGGCGGTTCGGATGCGACGCGCGCTGGGAATCCTCTCTTGCCGATTCGGTCGCGCGGCTCGCGAAAGGCGTGTGA
- a CDS encoding YebC/PmpR family DNA-binding transcriptional regulator has product MGRAFEYRKARKMKRWGHMARTFTKLGKEIEIAVKAAGPDPSGNTRLRILMQNAKAENMPKENVERAIKRATEKDAADYKEVIYEGYGSHGIAFLVETATDNTNRTVANVRMYFNKCGGTLGNSGSVAFMFDHKCVFKFRPAEGVDMEELELEMIDLGVDEFYPEEDGVTVYAPYESFGAIQKWLDDKGYEIVSGESVYLPTDTKELDAEGRESIEKLVEKLEEDDDVTNVYHNMKEVEEE; this is encoded by the coding sequence ATGGGAAGAGCTTTTGAGTATCGCAAAGCGCGTAAAATGAAGCGTTGGGGACATATGGCCCGCACGTTCACCAAACTGGGAAAAGAGATCGAGATCGCGGTCAAGGCCGCCGGACCCGATCCTTCGGGCAACACCCGTCTGCGTATTCTGATGCAGAATGCCAAGGCCGAGAACATGCCCAAGGAGAACGTCGAACGCGCCATCAAGCGCGCCACCGAGAAAGATGCCGCCGATTACAAGGAGGTCATCTACGAAGGATACGGCTCGCACGGCATCGCATTCCTCGTGGAGACCGCGACCGACAACACCAACCGCACCGTGGCCAACGTGCGCATGTATTTCAACAAATGCGGCGGTACGCTGGGCAACAGCGGCAGCGTGGCGTTCATGTTCGACCACAAGTGCGTCTTCAAGTTCCGCCCGGCCGAAGGCGTCGATATGGAGGAGCTCGAACTGGAGATGATCGATCTGGGTGTGGACGAGTTCTATCCCGAAGAGGACGGCGTTACGGTTTACGCCCCCTACGAGTCGTTCGGCGCCATTCAGAAATGGCTTGACGACAAGGGGTACGAGATCGTGTCGGGAGAGTCGGTTTACCTGCCCACCGATACGAAGGAACTGGACGCCGAAGGCCGCGAGTCGATCGAGAAACTCGTCGAGAAACTCGAAGAGGACGACGACGTGACCAACGTTTACCACAACATGAAGGAGGTCGAGGAGGAGTAG
- a CDS encoding VOC family protein translates to MEIKSRFDHFNINVTDLGRSLQFYDKALGLKETGRKEAGDGSFILVYLGDGETGFRLELTWLRDHAGAYELGENESHLCMRVAGDYDAVREYHRAMGCICYENHDMGLYFISDPDDYWIEVLPVK, encoded by the coding sequence ATGGAAATCAAAAGCAGATTCGACCATTTCAACATCAACGTCACCGACCTCGGACGCAGTCTCCAATTTTACGACAAGGCGCTGGGCCTGAAAGAAACAGGCCGCAAGGAAGCGGGCGACGGAAGCTTCATACTGGTTTATCTGGGCGACGGGGAGACGGGATTCCGCCTCGAACTGACATGGCTGCGCGACCACGCCGGCGCCTATGAACTGGGCGAAAACGAGAGCCATCTCTGCATGCGCGTGGCGGGCGATTACGACGCCGTCCGCGAATACCACCGCGCCATGGGCTGCATCTGTTACGAGAATCACGACATGGGGCTTTATTTCATCAGCGATCCCGACGACTACTGGATCGAGGTGCTGCCCGTAAAATAA
- a CDS encoding rubrerythrin family protein has translation MIMKGRPLLVLLLFAASAVILAGMYYAATREGTTTRQDKWAGVLSDLDACSRRKHVKSAQYDHFAGIARQEREHDAERLFRAMAHAERLQEYNCANAIVRLGGRYAPPERVTVFHGTTDDNLRRSIDFARRPPEGLHADDIERALQSGNRYAARVLIWARSGDMRHLALMETCRRRLAANRPAGTQGNIAGRRANNGTAGAPANGTARASGRGTAEGSENSRPDATADNAPKGYLVCPTCGNIYPAGCSDSYCPCCLTDGRRFVAFED, from the coding sequence ATGATTATGAAAGGACGTCCGTTATTGGTTCTGCTGCTGTTCGCGGCATCGGCAGTCATCCTCGCAGGGATGTACTACGCCGCGACGCGCGAGGGAACGACGACACGGCAGGACAAATGGGCCGGCGTGCTGTCGGACCTCGACGCATGCAGCCGCCGCAAGCACGTCAAATCGGCACAGTACGACCATTTCGCGGGCATCGCCCGGCAAGAGCGGGAGCACGACGCCGAACGGCTGTTCCGGGCCATGGCCCACGCCGAGCGACTTCAGGAGTACAACTGCGCCAACGCCATCGTCCGGCTCGGCGGCCGCTACGCACCGCCGGAGCGAGTCACCGTCTTCCACGGCACGACCGACGACAACCTGCGCCGGAGCATCGACTTCGCACGCCGTCCGCCGGAGGGGCTGCATGCAGACGACATCGAGCGCGCCCTGCAAAGCGGCAACCGCTATGCGGCCCGCGTGCTGATCTGGGCGAGGTCCGGGGACATGCGGCATCTGGCGCTGATGGAGACCTGCCGCCGCCGGCTGGCGGCCAACAGACCTGCGGGCACACAGGGCAACATCGCCGGCAGGAGGGCAAATAATGGCACGGCAGGCGCCCCGGCGAACGGGACGGCCCGCGCTTCAGGACGCGGAACAGCAGAAGGTTCGGAAAACAGTCGGCCGGACGCTACGGCAGACAACGCCCCGAAAGGCTATCTGGTCTGTCCGACCTGCGGCAACATCTATCCGGCGGGGTGCAGCGATTCCTACTGCCCCTGCTGCCTGACCGACGGGCGGAGGTTCGTCGCGTTCGAAGATTGA
- a CDS encoding CCA tRNA nucleotidyltransferase, with protein MPLTNPIFRRISRLAEEQGVRAFVVGGYVRDHFLRRPSTDIDVVVVGSGIALAEALGSELHAKVSVFKTFGTAMLRHKGVEVEFVGARRESYTQDSRKPQVEAGTLEDDQRRRDFTINAMAWSLNAGSFGELVDPFDGMDDLEECVIRTPCDPDVTFSDDPLRMMRAVRFASQLGFTIEGETFDAIRRNAHRIRIVSRERIAAELNKIVLSPVPSMGFELLELTGLLELIFPEMHNLKGVEKRGAHAHKDNFIHTLKVLDNVARRSGDLWLRWAAVLHDIAKPLTKAYDPKVGWTFHGHEVLGSKMVPAIFRQLKLPLNEHMKFVQKLVFLHLRPIILSEDLVTDSAVRRLLFEAGDDVEQLMILCEADITSGIDAKVKRYLANFELVRRKMKDLEERDRIRNFQPPITGEIIMQTYGIGPCRAIGDIKEVIKNAILDGEIPNDYDAAYALMERLAAEKGLTKAAVQNL; from the coding sequence GTGCCGCTGACGAATCCCATATTCCGGCGAATCTCGCGTCTGGCCGAGGAGCAGGGCGTGAGGGCTTTCGTCGTAGGCGGTTACGTGCGCGACCATTTCCTGCGCCGCCCCTCGACCGACATCGACGTGGTGGTCGTGGGCAGCGGTATCGCGCTGGCCGAAGCGCTGGGCAGCGAACTGCACGCCAAGGTCTCGGTATTCAAGACCTTCGGCACGGCCATGCTCCGCCACAAGGGCGTCGAGGTCGAGTTCGTGGGCGCCCGCCGTGAGTCCTATACGCAGGATTCGCGCAAACCGCAGGTCGAGGCGGGCACGCTCGAAGACGACCAGCGCCGCCGCGACTTCACGATCAACGCCATGGCGTGGTCGCTCAACGCCGGTTCGTTCGGCGAGCTGGTCGACCCGTTCGACGGCATGGACGACCTCGAAGAGTGCGTCATCCGCACGCCGTGCGATCCCGACGTTACCTTCTCGGACGACCCGCTGCGCATGATGCGGGCCGTGCGCTTCGCGTCGCAGTTGGGGTTCACGATCGAAGGCGAGACCTTCGACGCCATCCGCCGCAATGCGCACCGCATCCGGATCGTGTCGCGCGAACGCATCGCTGCGGAACTTAACAAGATCGTCCTTTCGCCCGTACCCTCGATGGGCTTCGAACTGCTGGAGCTGACGGGGCTTCTGGAGCTGATTTTCCCGGAGATGCACAACCTCAAGGGCGTCGAGAAGCGGGGCGCGCATGCCCATAAGGACAATTTTATCCATACGCTCAAGGTGCTGGACAACGTCGCCCGCCGCAGCGGCGATCTGTGGCTGCGCTGGGCCGCCGTGCTGCACGACATCGCCAAGCCGCTGACGAAGGCTTACGATCCCAAGGTCGGCTGGACGTTCCACGGCCACGAGGTCCTCGGCTCGAAGATGGTGCCGGCGATCTTCCGGCAGTTGAAGCTGCCGCTCAACGAGCATATGAAATTCGTGCAGAAGCTGGTTTTCCTCCACCTGCGGCCGATCATCCTCTCCGAAGATCTGGTCACGGACTCGGCCGTGCGGCGTCTGCTGTTCGAGGCGGGCGACGACGTGGAGCAGCTGATGATCCTGTGCGAAGCCGACATCACTTCGGGCATCGACGCCAAGGTCAAACGCTATCTGGCCAATTTCGAGCTGGTGCGCCGCAAGATGAAGGATTTGGAGGAGCGCGACCGCATCCGCAACTTCCAGCCGCCGATCACGGGCGAGATCATCATGCAGACCTACGGCATCGGTCCCTGCCGTGCCATCGGCGACATCAAGGAGGTGATCAAGAACGCCATTCTCGACGGCGAAATTCCCAACGATTACGACGCGGCCTACGCCCTGATGGAGCGGCTGGCGGCGGAGAAGGGATTGACCAAAGCCGCGGTTCAGAACCTCTGA
- a CDS encoding isoprenyl transferase encodes MSEQNRIPQHVAIIMDGNGRWAELRGKERYEGHVAGVEPVRASLRAAARWGVKYLTLYAFSTENWGRPAQEVDALMELFCKSVVNETPELIRQGVEIRMIGDRTRFSEKVQRYLAEAEQRTAGGKTLTLILALNYSSRSEITRAVRQIAARAASGELAPEEISEGTISAALDTAPYPNPDLIVRTSGEHRLSNFLLWQASYAELYFPEVLWPDFTEEEFDRAMEEYARRDRRFGLVK; translated from the coding sequence ATGAGCGAGCAGAATCGCATACCGCAACACGTCGCCATCATCATGGACGGCAACGGCCGCTGGGCCGAGTTGCGCGGCAAAGAGCGTTACGAAGGCCATGTCGCCGGCGTCGAACCCGTACGGGCGTCGCTGCGCGCCGCCGCGCGCTGGGGTGTGAAGTACCTGACGCTCTATGCGTTCTCAACCGAAAACTGGGGACGTCCCGCGCAGGAGGTCGATGCGCTGATGGAACTTTTCTGCAAAAGCGTGGTCAACGAAACGCCCGAACTGATCCGTCAGGGGGTGGAGATCCGGATGATCGGCGACCGCACGCGTTTTTCGGAAAAGGTGCAGCGTTATCTGGCCGAAGCCGAGCAGCGGACCGCCGGAGGCAAGACCCTGACGCTGATACTGGCGCTCAACTACTCCTCACGCAGCGAGATCACCCGCGCCGTACGCCAAATCGCCGCACGGGCCGCATCGGGAGAGCTGGCGCCGGAGGAGATTTCGGAAGGCACGATCAGCGCGGCGCTCGACACGGCGCCCTACCCCAACCCGGACCTGATCGTCCGCACGAGCGGCGAACACCGGCTCAGCAACTTCCTGCTCTGGCAGGCGTCCTACGCCGAACTCTACTTCCCGGAGGTGCTGTGGCCCGATTTCACCGAGGAGGAGTTCGACCGTGCAATGGAGGAATACGCCCGGCGCGACCGCCGTTTCGGGCTGGTAAAATAG
- a CDS encoding acyl-CoA thioesterase produces MAKTLETSIQKRFSDVDPFQHVNNVSQQMYFDVGKMEYYEKILGDEVLLGDLRIVTVSTSTSYIDQIRLHDRVRVTTTCEKIGNKSLTLFQRLLAGDRVCSESRSVMVAFDFSRQQSMPVPDAWRERLLAD; encoded by the coding sequence ATGGCAAAAACGTTGGAAACCTCCATCCAGAAGCGCTTCTCGGACGTCGATCCGTTCCAGCATGTGAACAACGTCTCGCAGCAGATGTATTTCGACGTGGGAAAAATGGAGTATTACGAAAAGATACTCGGCGACGAGGTGCTGCTCGGCGATCTGCGCATCGTCACCGTCTCCACTTCGACCTCGTACATAGATCAGATCCGCCTGCACGACAGGGTGCGCGTCACGACCACCTGCGAGAAGATCGGCAACAAAAGCCTCACGCTCTTCCAGCGGCTGCTCGCCGGCGACCGGGTGTGCAGCGAGAGCCGCTCGGTGATGGTCGCATTCGACTTCTCGCGGCAGCAAAGCATGCCCGTGCCCGATGCGTGGCGCGAACGCCTGCTGGCGGACTAG
- a CDS encoding pyridoxine 5'-phosphate synthase yields the protein MTKLSVNINKIAVVRNSRGGNLPDVVRAALDIERFGAEGITVHPRPDARHIRYEDVRNLKRVLATEFNIEGNPIPSFVDLVLEVVPTQVTLVPDAHDAITSNAGWDTLANRGFLTEVTARFHEKGIRVSVFVDPDPAMVAGAKACGADRVELYTEAYAREYPAGAEAALAPYLAAAEEARRQGLGLNAGHDLNLENLRFFVSRIPWTDEVSIGHALICDALYYGLENTVQLYKRELR from the coding sequence ATGACAAAGTTGAGTGTAAACATCAATAAGATTGCCGTGGTGCGCAATTCGCGCGGCGGAAATCTTCCCGACGTGGTCCGTGCGGCCCTCGATATCGAGCGTTTCGGCGCGGAAGGCATCACGGTCCATCCGCGTCCCGACGCCCGCCACATCCGCTACGAGGACGTGCGGAACCTGAAACGGGTCCTCGCCACCGAATTCAATATCGAGGGCAATCCGATTCCGAGCTTCGTCGATCTGGTGCTGGAGGTCGTGCCGACGCAGGTGACCCTCGTGCCCGACGCCCACGACGCCATTACGTCGAACGCCGGGTGGGACACGCTCGCCAACCGCGGATTCCTGACCGAAGTCACGGCGCGGTTCCATGAGAAAGGCATCCGGGTCTCGGTTTTCGTTGATCCCGATCCGGCGATGGTCGCCGGGGCGAAGGCCTGCGGCGCCGACCGCGTGGAGCTTTATACCGAGGCCTACGCCCGCGAATACCCCGCCGGCGCCGAAGCCGCGCTGGCGCCCTATCTCGCGGCGGCCGAGGAGGCCCGCCGTCAGGGACTCGGCCTGAATGCCGGACACGACCTCAATCTCGAAAACCTGCGCTTTTTCGTCAGCCGCATCCCGTGGACCGACGAAGTCTCGATCGGCCACGCGCTGATCTGCGACGCGCTCTATTACGGGCTGGAAAACACGGTCCAGCTTTACAAACGCGAACTCCGATAA
- a CDS encoding DMT family transporter has product MDKGKLKGHAALWVANLVWGLNAPIGKSVLWSESNPGGVSPFALSVYRMLGACLLFWSVSFFLPRERVARRDIVLLLFASVFGIQLNQMLFLWGLSLTSPIDSSIIATVVPVLTMVLATLFLREPITWLKAGGVFLGCAGALLLILVSRHGTGHTSSVKGDVLCLVSAVSYATYLTAFRNVIVKYSPVTTMKWMFLFAAVVAAAVYYRPLTAVDYAALAPRTWAGIGYVVVCSTFLSYFMVPIGQRYLRPTVVSMYNYVQPVVAVLFSVAIGLDSFGFTKAAAALCVFAGVWLVTKSKSRAQVEAEAGMKKG; this is encoded by the coding sequence ATGGACAAAGGAAAACTGAAAGGCCACGCGGCTCTCTGGGTCGCAAATCTCGTCTGGGGCCTCAACGCGCCGATCGGCAAGAGCGTGCTCTGGTCGGAGAGCAATCCCGGCGGGGTCAGTCCGTTCGCACTGAGCGTCTACCGCATGCTGGGCGCCTGCCTGCTATTCTGGAGCGTTTCGTTTTTCCTGCCCCGCGAGAGAGTCGCACGGCGCGACATCGTGCTGCTGCTCTTCGCGTCGGTGTTCGGCATCCAGCTCAACCAGATGCTTTTCCTCTGGGGGCTGTCGCTCACCTCGCCCATCGACTCGTCGATCATCGCCACGGTGGTCCCCGTACTGACGATGGTGCTGGCGACGCTGTTCCTGCGCGAGCCGATCACATGGCTCAAGGCGGGCGGCGTGTTCCTCGGCTGCGCCGGGGCGCTGCTGCTGATTCTGGTCAGCCGGCACGGGACGGGGCACACGAGCAGCGTCAAGGGCGACGTATTGTGTCTCGTCAGCGCGGTCAGCTACGCCACCTACCTCACCGCTTTCCGCAACGTAATCGTCAAATATTCGCCCGTAACGACCATGAAGTGGATGTTCCTCTTCGCGGCCGTCGTCGCTGCCGCGGTCTATTACCGGCCGCTCACGGCGGTGGACTACGCCGCGCTCGCGCCCCGGACATGGGCCGGAATCGGCTACGTGGTCGTCTGCTCGACCTTCCTCTCCTACTTCATGGTGCCGATCGGACAGCGTTACCTGCGGCCCACGGTGGTGTCGATGTACAACTACGTACAACCCGTCGTGGCGGTGCTTTTCTCGGTTGCAATCGGTCTCGACTCCTTCGGGTTCACCAAGGCCGCAGCGGCCCTGTGCGTCTTCGCCGGGGTCTGGCTGGTGACCAAATCCAAATCGCGGGCGCAGGTGGAGGCGGAAGCGGGCATGAAAAAAGGTTGA
- a CDS encoding L-threonylcarbamoyladenylate synthase, with product MQNNTELQREADEAVRVMKAGGIILYPTDTVWGLGCDATNAEAVERIYKLKRSENKKSMLMLCASADMVVRYVNKAPGIAFEVMELATSPLTAILPGAAGVAENLIPEERTLGVRIPDHEFCRRILRGLGRPVVSTSANISGEATPAGLAEVSREIIDGVDFVVNPRFEGKPTKKASSIIAFGEGGEVKIIRE from the coding sequence ATGCAAAACAACACCGAATTGCAGCGGGAGGCCGATGAGGCGGTCCGCGTGATGAAAGCGGGAGGCATCATCCTCTACCCCACCGACACGGTCTGGGGGCTGGGCTGCGACGCGACCAACGCCGAAGCCGTGGAGCGCATCTACAAACTCAAACGGAGCGAAAACAAGAAGTCGATGCTCATGCTGTGCGCGTCGGCCGACATGGTCGTGCGCTACGTAAACAAGGCTCCCGGCATCGCGTTCGAGGTCATGGAGCTGGCGACCAGCCCGCTGACGGCGATCCTTCCGGGAGCGGCCGGCGTCGCCGAGAACCTGATTCCCGAAGAGCGGACGCTCGGCGTGCGGATTCCCGACCACGAATTCTGCCGCCGGATACTGCGGGGGCTGGGGCGGCCCGTGGTCTCGACCTCGGCCAACATTTCGGGCGAGGCGACGCCCGCAGGACTCGCCGAAGTGTCGCGCGAGATCATCGACGGCGTCGATTTCGTCGTCAATCCCCGCTTCGAGGGCAAGCCCACGAAAAAGGCGTCGTCGATCATCGCCTTCGGCGAGGGCGGCGAAGTGAAAATCATACGCGAATAA
- a CDS encoding DMT family transporter — protein sequence MPLGIPVSKTRYNIDLVFANLFFGANFSFYVSLTRNYLDFQQIFMLQVLSAAVFFIPFALFSKQSFRIRWRDAGNILIVTMLIVYGWMYMLLWGSSYTSPIDASIISTLGPAVTLITDHLMHPHKYIRARVVGVVCALIGAAVLLFDHGFVLTHGSRAYGNALVLVAVVAIAINTVIIKPQLERLGTLVVMGWYYIIGLAVTAPFFWKYIAHTQFLKLPLQAQAELAYILILGTVLPMYLLYRGTEKLTSVHTALYRYIQPVTAGILAIVRGQAVFDTANVVALVFIFAGVVLVVIGYKYYVRHGLPPVGSDGKLRA from the coding sequence TTGCCCCTCGGAATTCCCGTGAGCAAAACGCGTTACAATATCGATCTGGTATTTGCCAACCTCTTTTTCGGAGCGAACTTTTCGTTCTATGTCTCCCTTACGCGCAATTATCTGGACTTCCAGCAGATATTCATGCTTCAGGTCCTTTCGGCGGCGGTGTTCTTCATTCCCTTCGCGCTCTTCTCGAAGCAGTCGTTCCGCATCCGCTGGCGCGACGCGGGCAATATCCTGATCGTCACGATGCTGATTGTCTACGGCTGGATGTACATGCTGTTGTGGGGATCGTCCTACACCTCGCCCATCGACGCTTCGATCATCTCGACCCTCGGTCCCGCCGTGACGCTGATCACGGACCACCTGATGCACCCGCACAAATACATCAGGGCGCGGGTCGTGGGCGTCGTCTGCGCCCTGATCGGCGCCGCCGTCCTGCTCTTCGACCACGGGTTCGTGCTCACCCACGGCAGCCGCGCCTACGGCAATGCGCTGGTACTGGTTGCCGTGGTGGCGATCGCCATCAATACGGTGATTATCAAACCCCAGCTCGAACGGCTGGGAACGCTGGTGGTGATGGGGTGGTACTACATCATCGGATTGGCCGTGACGGCGCCATTCTTCTGGAAATACATCGCCCATACGCAGTTCCTGAAACTGCCCCTTCAGGCGCAGGCCGAACTGGCCTATATCCTGATTCTGGGCACGGTCCTGCCCATGTACCTGCTGTACCGGGGTACGGAGAAACTCACCTCGGTCCATACGGCGCTCTACCGCTATATCCAGCCGGTGACCGCCGGAATTCTGGCCATCGTCCGCGGTCAGGCCGTCTTCGACACGGCCAACGTCGTGGCCCTTGTCTTCATCTTCGCAGGCGTGGTGCTGGTGGTGATCGGCTATAAGTATTACGTCCGCCACGGACTGCCGCCCGTGGGCAGCGACGGGAAACTGCGGGCCTAG
- a CDS encoding NAD(+)/NADH kinase, whose amino-acid sequence MKIILFSRRQLPHTAGEICQLFEAFRIFGFDYAVNEEFAPLAEELTGIRIPPEKIYGQCTGKQPANSVMVCYGGDGTLLEGVHRLCGAPIPVMGINAGHLGFLTSAPSAGLNLIFKEIAEGRLTTEARSMIEVTGDYAEQPDTTLALNEFTVQRHGAGMISVETYVDDQMVATYHGDGVIFSTPTGSTAYSLSAGGPVVAPTCACLVISPLAPHNLTMRPVVIPDTAVITLHVHTRRSDAFVTLDNRVYAVGQEATFTVKRAEQKIFLAVPHNISFYDTLRNKMMWGIDIRS is encoded by the coding sequence ATGAAAATCATACTTTTTTCCCGCCGCCAGCTGCCTCACACCGCCGGGGAGATCTGCCAGCTGTTCGAAGCCTTCCGCATTTTCGGATTCGACTACGCCGTCAACGAGGAGTTCGCGCCTCTGGCCGAAGAGCTTACGGGCATCCGCATTCCGCCGGAAAAGATCTACGGACAATGCACGGGCAAACAGCCTGCCAATTCGGTGATGGTCTGCTACGGCGGCGACGGCACGCTGCTCGAAGGCGTGCACCGTCTCTGCGGCGCACCGATTCCCGTCATGGGCATCAACGCCGGGCATCTGGGCTTCCTGACCAGCGCCCCGTCCGCCGGCCTGAACCTGATCTTCAAGGAGATCGCGGAGGGGCGTCTCACCACCGAGGCCCGCTCGATGATCGAAGTCACGGGCGATTACGCCGAGCAGCCCGACACCACGCTGGCGCTCAACGAATTCACCGTACAGCGCCACGGCGCAGGCATGATCTCGGTCGAAACCTACGTGGACGACCAGATGGTCGCCACCTACCACGGCGACGGCGTCATCTTCTCGACGCCGACCGGCTCGACGGCCTACTCGCTCAGCGCGGGCGGCCCGGTCGTAGCCCCGACGTGCGCCTGTCTGGTGATCTCGCCGCTGGCGCCGCACAACCTGACGATGCGCCCCGTGGTCATTCCCGACACCGCCGTCATCACGCTTCACGTACACACGCGCCGCTCGGACGCATTCGTCACTCTGGACAACCGCGTCTATGCCGTCGGGCAGGAGGCGACATTCACCGTCAAACGCGCCGAACAGAAGATTTTTTTGGCCGTACCGCACAATATATCATTTTACGACACGTTACGGAATAAAATGATGTGGGGCATCGACATCCGCAGTTAA